A region of Sulfurovum sp. DNA encodes the following proteins:
- a CDS encoding PBP1A family penicillin-binding protein: MIFAAAFTAAFIYAYEEVSLDADKLINYRPEISSVVLDRNGKKLAYIFKKHHRLYARYDELPSYFIEGLVAMEDTKFFEHNGIDMDAILRALIKDIQVGNFAEGGSTLTQQLIKNKILTNEKKLARKIREVILAIKIEHVLSKEDIIERYLNEISYGNNYFGVKTAADGYFHKELDELTLKEIAILIALPNAPSYYNPLKHYKRVLNRANNVLYRMKGLGWISDKKYLEAVKESPKVYKTSLRQNIAPYVVDEVVRRFKNRLGDVRTGGYKIYTTIDMKQQNIARKSIKYAYKRVLKRYKEKPRTSTINAALISVESNTGDILSMVGGVDYKKSTFNRVTQALRQPGSAFKPFIYQTALDIGYNPASPLTDIARTFQYYQDGEPKIWSPRNYEKNFRGFMPLREALVHSRNLATINLVSDIGVSTIRKRLAFLDIPHIPRDMSIALGNLGTSPLKMAQIYTVFSNKGHMIEPRLVSKIVSREGAVIYETRPKEIADFTTPEQAYLMTDILKDVIKRGTGWNAQVEGIELAGKTGTTNNNIDAWFCGYSPTIETIVWFGRDNNKPIGRNATGGSIAAPAFAYYYKHLLEIYPYIKKTFNVPERVFIGKYKDKEEIYTEISHLPKTKKQIDALNEEDQIDDGGYMIGNEFDDEDIAPEEETVIREKDNIEYAKPININKNLTEKKKKSNSLHPSYKIPEVPVAEDSGTLF, translated from the coding sequence ATGATTTTTGCTGCAGCATTTACTGCAGCTTTTATCTATGCGTATGAAGAAGTCTCGCTTGATGCAGACAAGCTAATCAATTACAGACCAGAGATATCTTCAGTCGTACTTGATAGAAATGGTAAAAAGCTTGCTTATATCTTTAAAAAACACCATCGTCTTTATGCCCGTTACGATGAGCTTCCTAGTTATTTTATTGAGGGGCTTGTTGCAATGGAAGATACCAAGTTCTTTGAGCATAATGGTATTGACATGGATGCAATCCTGCGTGCACTTATCAAAGATATTCAGGTAGGGAATTTTGCTGAAGGAGGGAGCACGCTCACACAGCAGCTTATCAAAAACAAAATTCTTACCAATGAAAAAAAACTGGCACGAAAAATCAGAGAAGTGATACTCGCAATTAAAATAGAGCATGTATTAAGTAAAGAGGATATCATTGAGCGTTATTTAAATGAAATATCCTATGGGAATAACTATTTTGGGGTGAAGACTGCCGCAGATGGATACTTTCATAAGGAATTAGATGAACTAACCCTTAAGGAGATAGCTATTTTGATAGCACTCCCTAATGCACCAAGCTACTATAACCCACTTAAGCACTATAAGCGTGTACTCAATCGTGCTAACAATGTACTTTATCGTATGAAGGGTCTGGGATGGATTTCAGACAAGAAATATCTTGAGGCAGTTAAGGAATCTCCAAAGGTCTATAAAACTTCTCTAAGACAGAATATTGCACCCTATGTGGTAGATGAAGTAGTTAGGCGTTTTAAGAATAGACTCGGAGATGTTCGTACAGGTGGATACAAGATCTATACAACAATTGATATGAAGCAACAAAATATTGCTAGAAAGTCAATTAAATATGCCTATAAGCGTGTACTCAAGAGGTACAAAGAGAAACCAAGAACCTCTACAATTAATGCAGCTCTCATATCGGTTGAAAGCAATACGGGAGATATTCTGAGTATGGTGGGAGGAGTAGACTACAAAAAATCTACATTCAATCGTGTGACACAGGCACTTCGACAGCCTGGGTCAGCTTTTAAACCTTTTATTTATCAAACAGCACTTGATATAGGTTACAATCCTGCAAGTCCTTTGACAGACATTGCAAGAACCTTTCAGTATTATCAAGATGGTGAGCCAAAGATATGGTCTCCAAGGAACTATGAGAAGAATTTTAGAGGGTTTATGCCATTAAGAGAGGCGCTAGTACATTCACGTAATCTCGCAACAATCAATTTGGTATCTGATATTGGTGTCAGCACAATTAGAAAGCGTTTAGCATTTCTTGATATACCTCATATTCCCCGTGACATGTCGATTGCACTAGGAAATCTTGGTACCAGTCCTTTAAAAATGGCACAAATATATACGGTCTTCTCCAATAAAGGACACATGATTGAGCCACGACTAGTTAGTAAAATTGTCTCTAGAGAAGGTGCGGTTATTTACGAAACGCGCCCCAAAGAGATTGCTGATTTTACTACCCCAGAACAAGCATACTTGATGACTGATATTCTTAAAGATGTGATTAAACGAGGTACTGGATGGAATGCGCAGGTAGAGGGGATAGAGTTAGCAGGGAAGACCGGAACAACTAATAATAATATTGATGCATGGTTCTGTGGCTATTCCCCTACAATCGAGACAATTGTCTGGTTTGGGCGCGATAACAATAAACCTATTGGAAGAAATGCAACGGGTGGTTCAATTGCAGCACCAGCATTTGCTTATTATTATAAACATTTATTGGAGATTTATCCTTATATCAAGAAGACATTTAATGTTCCAGAAAGGGTTTTTATAGGTAAATATAAGGACAAAGAAGAGATATATACAGAGATATCACATCTACCAAAAACAAAAAAACAGATTGATGCTCTTAACGAAGAAGATCAGATAGATGATGGTGGGTATATGATTGGGAATGAGTTTGATGATGAAGATATTGCACCAGAAGAGGAGACGGTTATTCGAGAAAAGGATAATATTGAATATGCAAAACCCATCAATATTAACAAGAACCTGACAGAGAAAAAAAAGAAAAGTAATTCACTACATCCATCGTACAAGATACCAGAAGTACCAGTAGCAGAAGATAGTGGAACACTATTTTAG